A genomic window from Cupriavidus basilensis includes:
- a CDS encoding TetR/AcrR family transcriptional regulator yields MEGGEARKSAIGARSRAREQVLASPIPEASKRERVLDAAERLFAQGGFDGVSMRDIAAAAEVGLPLIVYHFETKRNLYRALFERRKTVFEARLAALREPLTDGKDPVEHIVRAFVEPVMRIQNTEGGLAYAKLVAREASDPKEAERGIVADYFDPFAMEFVKAIRKALPGNGTSYAHWAYLFAVGALVMSVFDSRIERISGGKVKAGDMRRKSEYLVSFIAAGIRAGTEPKSSQH; encoded by the coding sequence ATGGAAGGCGGAGAAGCACGGAAATCTGCGATCGGGGCGCGGAGCAGAGCGCGGGAACAAGTGCTGGCGTCACCGATTCCTGAGGCGAGCAAGCGCGAACGCGTGCTCGATGCCGCGGAACGACTCTTTGCGCAAGGCGGCTTTGACGGCGTGTCGATGCGCGATATCGCGGCAGCCGCAGAGGTTGGCCTGCCGCTGATCGTCTATCACTTCGAGACCAAGCGGAACCTGTACCGCGCGCTCTTTGAGCGGCGCAAAACGGTGTTCGAGGCACGCCTGGCGGCACTGCGCGAACCGCTGACGGACGGCAAGGATCCGGTCGAGCATATCGTCCGGGCGTTCGTCGAGCCTGTGATGCGGATCCAGAATACGGAGGGCGGTCTTGCCTATGCCAAGCTGGTCGCACGCGAGGCCTCCGACCCGAAGGAAGCCGAGCGCGGTATCGTTGCCGACTACTTCGACCCCTTTGCCATGGAATTTGTCAAGGCGATCCGTAAGGCCCTGCCGGGAAACGGCACGAGCTATGCGCACTGGGCCTATCTGTTTGCCGTCGGGGCGCTGGTCATGAGCGTTTTCGACAGTCGCATCGAGCGAATCTCCGGAGGCAAGGTCAAGGCCGGGGACATGCGGCGCAAGTCCGAGTATCTGGTGAGCTTTATCGCCGCAGGAATTCGTGCCGGTACAGAGCCGAAGTCGTCGCAGCACTGA
- a CDS encoding FitA-like ribbon-helix-helix domain-containing protein, translating into MAMLTVRNLPDDVHRALRVRAAQHGRSTEAEVREILESVVKPEARIRMGEALAALGRKIGLTGEDFEVFDRVSNKTPAEPLRFE; encoded by the coding sequence ATGGCAATGCTGACCGTTCGTAACCTGCCCGACGACGTGCACCGTGCTCTGCGAGTGCGGGCCGCGCAACATGGTCGCAGCACCGAGGCCGAAGTCCGCGAGATTCTGGAAAGCGTAGTCAAGCCAGAAGCTCGCATTCGCATGGGCGAAGCCCTTGCGGCACTCGGCCGCAAGATCGGCCTGACCGGCGAGGATTTCGAGGTCTTCGACCGTGTGAGTAACAAGACGCCGGCCGAGCCGCTGAGATTTGAATGA
- a CDS encoding type II toxin-antitoxin system VapC family toxin, which translates to MIVLDTNVVSEAMKPESHPAVRAWLDNQAAETLYLSSVTVAELLFGIAALPAGKRKNMLTEAVDGLLALFRDRVLPFDTDAARHYAELAMLARTSGRGFPTPDGYIAAIAASRGFIVASRDAAPYTAAGVTVINPWEV; encoded by the coding sequence ATGATCGTCCTGGATACAAACGTCGTTTCCGAGGCGATGAAGCCCGAGTCGCACCCGGCGGTGCGTGCTTGGCTGGACAACCAGGCTGCTGAAACGCTGTATCTGTCGAGCGTGACAGTCGCCGAGCTGCTGTTCGGGATCGCGGCACTCCCGGCCGGCAAGCGAAAGAACATGTTGACGGAGGCCGTTGACGGCCTGTTGGCGCTTTTCCGCGATCGGGTGCTGCCCTTCGACACCGACGCAGCACGGCACTATGCCGAGCTGGCCATGCTGGCGAGGACCAGCGGGCGCGGCTTCCCGACGCCTGACGGTTACATTGCCGCGATCGCGGCTTCGCGCGGGTTCATCGTGGCGTCTCGTGACGCGGCCCCGTACACCGCGGCCGGCGTCACCGTCATCAATCCGTGGGAGGTGTAA
- a CDS encoding YncE family protein: MQSVQSIRPATSPARRHFLQQCATGAAGIALGALGMLAGPATANPAVIRPREMLLLIEKSAHTFSIYDAVTGDPIKHIPMPSGAQYPHEFVVDSRRRYAYIGHYGVQNSSIEGQGGNRIFVIDLEQMAHVRTLRTDTFYRIHGLAMDDQDRLYALSETQGAVLIFDDPTRGETPNRAVPTGGYKSHLIALTRDGQQAFSMNLLSNTVTYFRPHDPAFVPVVVKPGRKPEGNCLSQDERTLYVTNRNDDTVVAIDVATRRIAGSAATGRDPTRVYLAPDGRLFVSNYGENSISLFDTALKPVGRIALPAQPIAVSFHPTRPAAYVSLTNDTLGILDLATLRFTRFMKTLAEPDVSMVIVA, encoded by the coding sequence CGGCCACCAGTCCGGCACGCCGCCATTTCCTGCAGCAGTGCGCCACGGGTGCGGCTGGCATCGCCCTGGGGGCGCTGGGCATGCTGGCCGGACCGGCGACAGCCAACCCAGCGGTAATCCGCCCGCGCGAAATGCTGTTGCTGATCGAGAAATCAGCCCATACCTTCAGCATTTACGACGCGGTGACGGGGGATCCGATCAAGCACATCCCGATGCCGTCTGGCGCGCAGTATCCGCACGAGTTCGTGGTGGACTCCAGGCGGCGCTATGCGTACATCGGCCACTACGGCGTGCAAAACTCCAGCATCGAGGGCCAGGGCGGCAACCGTATCTTCGTGATCGACCTGGAGCAGATGGCCCACGTGCGAACTCTGCGCACCGATACCTTCTATCGCATCCATGGCTTGGCCATGGATGACCAGGACCGTCTTTATGCGTTATCGGAGACCCAGGGCGCCGTGCTGATCTTCGACGACCCGACTCGAGGCGAGACCCCCAACCGGGCGGTACCGACCGGGGGCTACAAGAGCCACCTGATCGCGCTGACGCGCGACGGGCAGCAGGCGTTCTCGATGAACCTGCTATCCAACACGGTGACCTACTTCAGGCCGCACGACCCGGCATTCGTGCCCGTCGTCGTCAAGCCGGGCCGCAAGCCGGAGGGCAACTGCCTGTCGCAAGACGAGCGCACACTGTATGTCACCAACCGTAATGACGACACCGTGGTCGCCATCGACGTTGCCACGAGAAGAATCGCCGGCAGCGCCGCGACGGGCAGGGATCCGACGCGCGTGTACCTGGCTCCCGACGGGAGACTCTTTGTCTCCAACTACGGTGAAAACTCGATCTCGCTGTTCGATACGGCGCTGAAGCCGGTCGGCCGCATTGCACTGCCCGCGCAACCCATCGCGGTTAGCTTCCATCCGACTCGTCCGGCGGCCTACGTCTCGCTCACCAACGACACGCTGGGCATACTGGATCTAGCCACGCTGCGCTTCACGCGGTTCATGAAGACGCTGGCGGAGCCGGATGTATCGATGGTCATCGTAGCCTGA